A region from the Pelagovum pacificum genome encodes:
- a CDS encoding transporter substrate-binding domain-containing protein has protein sequence MRLTFTAAAAAALLSATAVVAQDLPDLEGREVVVVTENAYPPLQFIDPESGEAIGWEYDAMAEIAERLNIEVTYENTSWDAMIPAVSEGQYDMGMTGITIREDRAEVVDFSDRYMTSEMVMLVRGDEDRFTDAESFAADEDLLVAAQPGTTPFYVAVYDMLDGDEANPRIVLFETFGAGVQALRTGDVDLVLTDGTAGEGYVESSEGELKIVGEPLGTEDFGFIFPQGSDLVEPMNAAIAAMEADGTLDALNTKWFLDYKMGE, from the coding sequence ATGCGTCTTACCTTCACCGCCGCCGCGGCCGCCGCGCTGCTTTCCGCCACTGCCGTCGTCGCCCAGGACCTGCCGGACCTCGAGGGCCGCGAAGTCGTCGTGGTGACCGAGAACGCCTATCCGCCGCTGCAATTCATCGACCCCGAGTCCGGTGAGGCGATCGGCTGGGAATACGACGCGATGGCCGAGATCGCCGAGCGCCTGAATATCGAGGTCACCTACGAGAACACGAGCTGGGATGCGATGATCCCGGCCGTCTCCGAAGGCCAGTACGACATGGGCATGACCGGCATCACCATCCGCGAGGACCGGGCCGAGGTCGTCGACTTCTCCGACAGATACATGACGAGCGAGATGGTCATGCTCGTCCGTGGCGATGAGGACCGGTTCACCGATGCCGAGAGCTTCGCCGCCGACGAGGACCTGCTCGTCGCCGCGCAGCCCGGCACCACGCCGTTCTACGTTGCGGTCTACGACATGCTCGATGGTGACGAGGCCAACCCCCGCATCGTCCTGTTCGAAACCTTCGGCGCGGGCGTGCAGGCGCTGCGCACCGGCGATGTCGACCTGGTCCTGACCGACGGCACCGCCGGTGAAGGCTACGTCGAAAGCTCCGAAGGCGAGCTGAAGATCGTCGGCGAGCCGCTCGGCACCGAGGATTTCGGTTTCATCTTCCCGCAGGGCTCCGACCTCGTCGAGCCGATGAATGCCGCGATCGCCGCGATGGAAGCGGACGGCACGCTGGACGCGCTGAACACCAAGTGGTTCCTCGACTACAAGATGGGCGAGTGA
- a CDS encoding HesA/MoeB/ThiF family protein yields the protein MIVVLVMAATLWGVGVVMKAPRSARWTMIGLLLVAVLAIQVALPDGHALREATGGSPALWLLLLAFAVLVMGYRRFLLWVRSKAQVPEPAEPERTGTFSETELNRYARHMVLREIGGPGQKALKQSRVLVVGAGGLGSPALLYLAGAGVGTIGVIDDDSVDSSNLQRQVIHRDAAIGTAKVFSAQEAMLALNPFVTVRPYNRRLTDDIAGDLFGDYDLILEGSDNFDTRYLVNLTAAARGIPVIGAALTQWEGQISVWDPASGAPCYACVFPEAPDPSLAPSCAEAGVLSPLPGVVGSMMAVEAVKLLTDAGESLRGRLMIYDSLYGETRIIGLKRRADCPVCGGRAV from the coding sequence GTGATCGTCGTCCTCGTCATGGCGGCCACGCTCTGGGGCGTCGGTGTCGTGATGAAGGCTCCACGCTCGGCGCGCTGGACGATGATCGGCCTGCTGCTTGTGGCCGTGCTCGCGATCCAGGTCGCGCTGCCCGACGGCCACGCGCTGCGCGAGGCGACGGGCGGGTCGCCGGCACTCTGGCTGCTGCTGCTCGCCTTCGCCGTCCTCGTCATGGGCTACCGTCGCTTCCTGCTCTGGGTCCGCTCCAAGGCGCAGGTGCCCGAGCCTGCCGAGCCCGAACGGACCGGCACCTTCAGCGAGACCGAGCTGAACCGCTATGCCCGTCACATGGTACTGCGAGAGATCGGCGGTCCCGGCCAGAAGGCGCTGAAACAGTCGCGGGTGCTGGTCGTCGGGGCAGGGGGGCTGGGCTCTCCCGCGCTGCTCTACCTCGCCGGGGCGGGGGTCGGGACGATCGGCGTGATCGACGATGACAGCGTCGACAGCTCCAACCTGCAACGACAGGTGATCCACCGCGACGCGGCCATCGGCACCGCCAAGGTCTTCTCTGCGCAGGAGGCGATGCTCGCCCTCAATCCTTTCGTAACGGTCCGGCCCTATAACCGGAGGCTGACGGACGACATCGCGGGGGACCTGTTCGGTGACTACGACCTGATCCTCGAAGGATCGGACAATTTCGACACCCGGTATCTGGTGAACCTTACGGCGGCAGCGCGGGGCATTCCGGTGATCGGCGCGGCACTGACCCAGTGGGAGGGGCAGATCTCCGTCTGGGATCCGGCCTCCGGCGCGCCCTGCTACGCCTGCGTCTTCCCGGAGGCGCCCGATCCGTCGCTCGCGCCGTCCTGTGCGGAGGCCGGGGTGCTGTCGCCCTTGCCGGGGGTCGTCGGCTCCATGATGGCGGTCGAGGCCGTGAAACTGCTGACCGATGCAGGAGAAAGCCTGCGCGGCCGTCTGATGATCTACGATTCGCTTTACGGGGAGACGCGGATCATCGGGCTGAAGCGGCGGGCGGATTGCCCGGTGTGCGGTGGTCGCGCCGTGTGA
- the dut gene encoding dUTP diphosphatase yields MVAISIRWLDGADRDVPLPVYQTEGAAGADVRANFPENERAGVTLPAGGRALIPAGFAMAIPEGYEVQVRPRSGLALKHGITLPNTPGTIDSDYRGPVGIILLNTGTESFHIDHGDRIAQFVVAPVVRGSFGVVETLDDTVRGEGGFGSTGRGA; encoded by the coding sequence ATGGTGGCGATTTCGATCCGCTGGCTCGACGGGGCCGATCGCGATGTGCCGCTCCCCGTCTACCAGACCGAGGGTGCGGCTGGTGCCGACGTCCGCGCCAACTTCCCCGAGAACGAGCGCGCCGGCGTGACCCTGCCGGCCGGCGGGCGCGCCCTGATCCCGGCCGGTTTCGCGATGGCGATTCCGGAAGGGTACGAAGTGCAGGTCCGTCCGCGCTCCGGCCTCGCGCTGAAACACGGCATCACGTTGCCGAACACGCCGGGCACCATCGACAGCGATTATCGCGGACCGGTCGGGATCATCCTGCTGAACACCGGGACCGAGTCCTTCCATATCGACCACGGCGACCGGATCGCGCAGTTCGTCGTCGCACCGGTCGTGCGCGGCAGCTTCGGGGTCGTCGAGACGCTCGACGACACGGTCCGGGGCGAGGGCGGCTTCGGCTCCACGGGACGCGGCGCGTGA
- the coaBC gene encoding bifunctional phosphopantothenoylcysteine decarboxylase/phosphopantothenate--cysteine ligase CoaBC — protein MLSGRHILLIIGGGIAAYKALDLIRRLRERGAEVTPVLTRAASQFVTPLSVSALAGREVYSELFDLTKEAEMGHIELSRAADLLVVAPATADLMAKMATGQADDLASTLLLATDKRVLIAPSMNVRMWEHPATQRNIRTLAADGVLSVGPNEGDMACGEYGPGRMAEPLEIVDAIGKALASGPLAGRRIVVTSGPTHEPIDPVRYIANRSSGAQGAALGDALAGLGAEVIFVTGPAEVPPPKGVKVVKVDTAAEMRAAVMDALPADAAVFAAAVADWRVEQPATGKIKKTPDSLPTLQFAENPDILADVSALREGRPGLVVGFAAETDDVLANATAKRARKGCDWIVANDVSPATGIMGGQENMVTLISDDGADAWPRMGKDQVARKLAAKIAEALGPVSR, from the coding sequence ATGCTTTCAGGCCGACATATCCTGCTGATCATCGGCGGCGGCATCGCCGCCTACAAGGCGCTGGACCTGATCCGGCGCCTGCGCGAGCGGGGCGCAGAGGTCACGCCGGTGTTGACGCGCGCGGCCTCGCAATTCGTGACGCCGTTGTCCGTCTCGGCGCTGGCCGGGCGCGAGGTCTATTCCGAGCTCTTCGATCTCACCAAGGAAGCGGAGATGGGACATATCGAGCTGTCCCGCGCCGCCGACCTGCTCGTCGTTGCACCTGCGACGGCGGACCTGATGGCGAAGATGGCGACCGGGCAGGCCGACGACCTCGCGTCGACGCTCCTGCTGGCGACCGACAAGCGGGTGCTGATCGCACCCTCCATGAATGTCCGCATGTGGGAGCACCCCGCGACGCAGCGCAACATCCGCACGCTCGCGGCGGACGGTGTCCTGTCCGTCGGCCCGAACGAAGGCGACATGGCCTGCGGCGAATACGGTCCCGGCCGCATGGCCGAACCGCTGGAGATTGTCGATGCGATCGGCAAGGCACTCGCCTCCGGCCCCCTCGCGGGACGGCGCATCGTCGTGACGTCCGGCCCCACGCACGAGCCGATCGACCCGGTGCGCTACATCGCCAATCGGTCCTCCGGCGCGCAGGGCGCGGCGCTCGGCGATGCGCTGGCGGGACTGGGGGCGGAGGTGATCTTCGTCACCGGCCCGGCCGAAGTGCCGCCGCCGAAAGGCGTGAAAGTGGTGAAGGTCGACACGGCCGCCGAAATGCGCGCCGCGGTGATGGACGCCTTGCCTGCTGATGCCGCCGTCTTCGCGGCCGCCGTCGCGGACTGGCGTGTGGAACAGCCCGCGACCGGCAAGATCAAGAAGACCCCCGACAGCCTGCCGACACTGCAATTCGCGGAGAACCCGGACATTCTCGCCGACGTCTCGGCGCTCCGCGAAGGTCGCCCCGGCCTCGTCGTCGGCTTCGCGGCGGAAACCGACGACGTGCTCGCCAACGCCACGGCAAAGAGGGCGCGGAAAGGTTGCGACTGGATCGTCGCCAACGACGTCTCGCCCGCGACCGGCATCATGGGCGGACAGGAGAACATGGTCACCCTCATCAGCGACGACGGCGCCGACGCCTGGCCCCGCATGGGCAAGGATCAGGTCGCCCGAAAGCTTGCCGCGAAGATCGCCGAAGCACTCGGCCCGGTGTCGCGCTGA
- a CDS encoding RNA polymerase factor sigma-32 produces MAVAAFSDQTMSRKAMQAELLDAETELSLAYAWRDHRDEQALHRLITAYMRLAISMAGKFRRYGAPMNDLIQEASLGLMKAADKFDPDRGVRFSTYAVWWIKASIQDYVMRNWSMVRTGSTSSQKSLFFNLRRVQARLEREAAASGQVVDRQELRRMIAAEVGVPLHDVEMMEGRLSGSDYSLNAPQSSEEESREWIDALEDSGEQASQQVEHTHDTETLRQWLLTALTALNDRERFIVRERKLRDDPRTLESLGDELGLSKERVRQLEAAAFGKMRKMLETESREVMHFLG; encoded by the coding sequence ATGGCAGTCGCAGCTTTCTCAGATCAGACGATGTCCCGCAAGGCGATGCAGGCCGAACTGCTGGACGCCGAAACGGAGCTTTCCCTCGCCTACGCCTGGCGTGATCACCGTGACGAACAGGCGCTCCACCGCCTGATCACCGCCTACATGCGGCTCGCGATTTCGATGGCCGGCAAGTTCCGCCGCTACGGCGCCCCGATGAACGATCTGATCCAGGAAGCGTCGCTCGGGCTGATGAAGGCGGCGGACAAGTTCGACCCCGACCGGGGTGTCCGCTTCTCGACGTACGCGGTCTGGTGGATCAAGGCGTCGATCCAGGACTACGTGATGCGGAACTGGTCGATGGTTCGGACCGGCTCCACCTCTTCCCAGAAATCGCTGTTCTTCAATCTGCGCCGTGTGCAGGCCCGGCTGGAGCGCGAAGCCGCCGCGAGCGGTCAGGTCGTCGACCGGCAGGAACTCCGCCGCATGATCGCCGCGGAAGTCGGTGTGCCGCTGCACGATGTAGAGATGATGGAAGGTCGGCTTTCCGGCTCGGACTACTCGCTCAACGCCCCGCAATCGAGCGAGGAAGAGAGCCGCGAATGGATCGACGCGCTCGAGGACAGCGGTGAGCAGGCGTCCCAGCAGGTCGAGCATACGCACGACACCGAGACGCTCCGCCAGTGGCTGTTGACCGCGCTGACCGCGCTCAACGACCGCGAGCGCTTCATCGTCCGCGAGCGCAAGCTGCGCGACGATCCCCGCACGCTCGAGTCGCTCGGTGACGAGCTTGGCCTGTCGAAAGAGCGCGTGCGCCAGCTCGAGGCCGCCGCCTTCGGCAAGATGCGCAAGATGCTCGAGACGGAATCGCGCGAAGTGATGCACTTCCTCGGCTGA
- the cobU gene encoding bifunctional adenosylcobinamide kinase/adenosylcobinamide-phosphate guanylyltransferase, giving the protein MLNLTLVLGGAASGKSSHAEMLVRESGRSRVYLATAQAFDTEMKQKIEEHRLARGDGWTTVEEPLEIAPALASVDAEKIILLDCATLWLGNYQLAGNDPAEAPEVFAEALGHARAPVVVVSNEVGQGIVPADAMSRAFRNAQGRLNQRVAAMADRVVFVTAGLPQVLK; this is encoded by the coding sequence TTGCTAAATCTCACACTTGTTCTAGGCGGCGCCGCCTCCGGCAAGTCTTCACACGCTGAAATGCTGGTCCGCGAGAGTGGCCGTTCGCGGGTCTATCTCGCCACGGCGCAGGCGTTCGACACTGAAATGAAACAGAAAATCGAAGAGCATCGCTTGGCGCGCGGCGACGGCTGGACGACGGTCGAAGAGCCGCTCGAGATCGCGCCGGCCCTTGCCTCGGTCGATGCTGAAAAAATCATCCTTCTCGACTGCGCGACGCTCTGGCTCGGCAATTATCAGCTTGCCGGGAACGACCCGGCGGAGGCCCCGGAGGTCTTCGCCGAGGCACTCGGCCATGCCCGGGCGCCGGTCGTCGTCGTTTCGAACGAGGTCGGCCAGGGTATCGTCCCGGCGGACGCGATGAGCCGCGCCTTCCGCAACGCGCAGGGGCGGCTCAACCAGCGGGTCGCCGCGATGGCCGACCGCGTCGTCTTCGTCACCGCCGGATTGCCGCAGGTTCTGAAGTGA
- a CDS encoding histidine phosphatase family protein, protein MKLFWVRHGPTHQKAFTGHRDVPADLSDTAKVERLSAFLPAEAVVVSSDLQRAVSTADAICAGRRRLSHRPALREFDFGVWDGLTFDEVAARDPELSRRFWEVPGDAAPPGGESWNTLLDRVTAETDRLIAEADGRDIVIVAHIGVIMMAIQRAAACAPTEAMSHEIAPLSVTETMLDAGWSLGRVNHQP, encoded by the coding sequence GTGAAGCTGTTCTGGGTTCGTCACGGGCCGACCCACCAGAAGGCCTTCACCGGGCATCGCGACGTGCCGGCGGACCTCTCGGATACGGCGAAGGTCGAACGGCTGTCCGCTTTCCTGCCTGCGGAGGCGGTCGTCGTGTCCTCCGACCTGCAGCGCGCGGTGTCGACCGCCGACGCGATCTGCGCCGGGCGGCGGCGGCTGTCACATCGCCCGGCTCTGCGGGAGTTCGACTTCGGTGTCTGGGACGGCCTGACCTTTGATGAGGTCGCGGCCCGCGACCCCGAGCTGTCGCGCCGGTTCTGGGAGGTCCCCGGCGATGCCGCCCCGCCGGGGGGCGAAAGCTGGAACACCCTGCTCGACCGGGTCACGGCGGAAACCGATCGTCTGATCGCCGAAGCCGATGGACGTGACATCGTGATCGTCGCGCATATCGGCGTCATCATGATGGCGATCCAGCGCGCCGCCGCCTGCGCGCCGACCGAGGCGATGTCTCACGAGATCGCCCCCCTGTCGGTGACTGAGACGATGCTGGATGCAGGATGGAGCCTCGGGCGGGTCAATCACCAGCCGTGA
- a CDS encoding YifB family Mg chelatase-like AAA ATPase produces MVSTANTVAFVGIEAVPVEVQCAVTAGMPAFAIVGLPDKAVSEARERVRAALEALSIAMPPRRITVNLSPADLPKVGSHFDLPIALAVLAEIDIIPKDEVAEYTALGELALDGRLVPVTGALPAALTAASEDHALLCPADCGAEAAWVGGCDVFAPDSITAAIRHFTGEAPLAAATPGEIATTGHVRDLAEVKGQERAKRALEIAAAGRHHMLMIGTPGSGKSMLAARIPGILPPLSAAEALETSMIHSLAGTLDKGGIRRERPFREPHHTASMAAVVGGGRTAQPGEISLAHNGVLFLDEFPEFPRTVLETLRQPIETGEVVVARANAHVRYPCRFMLVAAANPCRCGYLSDAARACGRAPACGEDYLGRISGPLMDRFDLRVEVPPVSYADLDLPAGGESSAGIAARVAAARAVQAERFANHPGVTVNADAAGSLLDEIAAPDEEGRAFLARVAERFSLTARGYHRVMRVARTIADLEGEARVSRPHVAEAVSFRLLSVKEG; encoded by the coding sequence ATGGTCTCGACGGCCAATACCGTCGCGTTCGTCGGGATCGAGGCGGTCCCTGTGGAGGTTCAGTGCGCGGTCACGGCCGGGATGCCCGCCTTCGCCATCGTCGGCCTGCCGGACAAGGCGGTGTCGGAGGCGCGGGAACGCGTGCGCGCCGCGCTGGAGGCCTTGTCCATCGCGATGCCGCCCCGGCGGATCACCGTGAACCTCTCGCCAGCAGACCTGCCGAAGGTCGGCTCGCATTTCGACTTGCCGATCGCGCTCGCCGTTCTGGCGGAGATCGACATCATCCCGAAGGACGAGGTCGCGGAGTACACGGCACTGGGGGAACTGGCGCTCGACGGGCGGCTGGTGCCGGTGACGGGGGCGCTGCCGGCTGCGCTGACCGCCGCCAGCGAGGATCACGCCCTGCTTTGCCCGGCCGACTGCGGGGCGGAAGCCGCCTGGGTCGGCGGCTGCGACGTCTTTGCACCCGACTCGATCACCGCCGCGATCCGCCACTTCACCGGTGAGGCGCCGCTCGCCGCGGCGACGCCGGGCGAGATCGCAACCACCGGGCACGTGCGTGACCTTGCCGAGGTTAAGGGGCAGGAACGCGCAAAACGCGCGCTCGAAATCGCGGCGGCGGGGCGGCACCACATGCTGATGATCGGCACGCCGGGGTCGGGCAAGTCGATGCTCGCCGCCCGCATTCCCGGCATCCTGCCGCCGCTCTCGGCGGCGGAGGCGCTCGAGACTTCGATGATCCATTCGCTGGCGGGCACCCTCGACAAGGGCGGGATCCGGCGCGAGCGCCCGTTCCGCGAGCCGCATCACACGGCGTCGATGGCCGCGGTCGTCGGCGGCGGCCGCACCGCGCAACCGGGCGAGATCAGCCTCGCCCACAACGGGGTGCTATTTCTCGACGAGTTTCCGGAGTTCCCCCGAACAGTCCTAGAGACGCTGCGTCAGCCGATCGAAACCGGGGAAGTCGTGGTCGCGCGGGCCAACGCCCATGTCCGCTATCCCTGCCGGTTCATGCTCGTCGCTGCCGCCAACCCCTGTCGCTGCGGCTACCTCAGCGATGCCGCGCGGGCCTGCGGCCGTGCGCCGGCCTGCGGCGAGGACTACCTCGGCCGGATCTCGGGGCCGCTGATGGACCGGTTCGATCTGCGGGTCGAGGTGCCGCCGGTGTCCTACGCGGACCTCGATCTGCCTGCGGGGGGCGAGAGTTCCGCCGGCATCGCAGCGCGCGTGGCGGCTGCGCGCGCCGTTCAGGCCGAGCGGTTCGCGAACCATCCAGGGGTCACGGTGAACGCCGACGCGGCCGGCAGCCTGCTGGACGAGATCGCGGCACCAGACGAGGAGGGCCGGGCATTCCTGGCCCGCGTGGCGGAGCGGTTCAGCCTGACCGCGCGCGGCTATCACAGGGTGATGCGCGTGGCGCGGACGATCGCGGACCTCGAAGGAGAGGCGCGCGTCTCGCGGCCTCACGTGGCCGAGGCCGTGTCGTTCAGGTTGCTGTCGGTGAAGGAGGGGTGA
- a CDS encoding urate hydroxylase PuuD — translation MFDWAFAMHWVEFAVRWVHVITAIAWIGSSFYFIALDLGLNRNIPGPADGEEWQVHGGGFYHIQKYLVAPENLPEHLTWFKWESYATWLSGFAMLCLVYYIGGDLYLVDPEVADLAVWQAVIISLLSLGLGWVMYDLICKSKFGEDNTRLMIGLYVILVIMAWGYTQVFSGRAALLHLGAFTATIMSANVFLIIIPNQKIVVADLKAGRTPDSKYGKIAKQRSTHNNYLTLPVLFLMLSNHYPMAFASEWNWIIAALVFLMGVTIRHFFNTMHARGEMLWWTWAVTAALFVLIVWFSWPPADSWEDETAMTRAGERFAAADGFDEVHDIVNGHCTMCHNAEPGLEAIPVAPRGVKFENAAQIANQARRIYLQAGLSDAMPPPRHSYMTVEDRAAIVRWYRAGQGS, via the coding sequence ATGTTCGACTGGGCCTTCGCGATGCACTGGGTCGAGTTCGCGGTCCGCTGGGTCCACGTCATCACGGCGATCGCCTGGATCGGCTCGTCCTTCTACTTCATCGCGCTGGACCTCGGCCTCAACCGCAACATTCCCGGTCCGGCGGATGGTGAGGAATGGCAGGTCCACGGCGGCGGCTTCTACCACATCCAGAAATACCTCGTCGCGCCGGAGAACCTTCCCGAGCACCTGACCTGGTTCAAATGGGAAAGCTACGCGACCTGGCTGTCGGGCTTCGCGATGCTGTGCCTCGTCTATTACATCGGCGGTGACCTCTATCTCGTCGACCCGGAGGTCGCCGATCTCGCCGTCTGGCAGGCGGTCATCATTTCGCTGCTGTCGCTCGGGCTCGGCTGGGTGATGTACGACCTGATCTGCAAATCGAAGTTCGGCGAGGACAACACGCGGCTGATGATCGGGCTCTACGTTATCCTCGTCATCATGGCTTGGGGCTACACGCAGGTCTTCTCGGGCCGCGCCGCGCTGCTGCACCTCGGCGCCTTCACCGCGACGATCATGTCGGCGAACGTCTTTCTCATCATCATCCCGAACCAGAAAATCGTCGTGGCGGACCTCAAGGCGGGCCGGACGCCGGACTCCAAGTACGGCAAGATTGCCAAGCAGCGCTCGACCCACAACAACTACCTCACGCTCCCGGTCCTGTTCCTGATGCTGTCCAACCACTACCCGATGGCCTTCGCGTCGGAGTGGAACTGGATCATTGCCGCGCTCGTGTTCCTGATGGGCGTCACGATCCGTCATTTCTTCAACACGATGCATGCCCGGGGCGAGATGCTGTGGTGGACCTGGGCGGTGACGGCGGCGCTCTTCGTCCTGATCGTCTGGTTCTCGTGGCCCCCCGCCGACAGCTGGGAGGACGAGACCGCGATGACCCGCGCCGGAGAGCGTTTCGCGGCCGCAGACGGCTTCGACGAGGTGCATGACATCGTGAACGGGCATTGCACCATGTGCCACAATGCCGAGCCGGGGCTCGAGGCGATCCCGGTCGCCCCGCGCGGCGTGAAGTTCGAGAACGCCGCGCAGATCGCCAACCAGGCGCGGCGGATCTACCTTCAGGCCGGTCTCAGTGACGCGATGCCCCCGCCGCGCCACTCCTACATGACGGTCGAGGACCGCGCGGCGATCGTGCGCTGGTACAGGGCCGGGCAGGGGAGCTGA
- the uraH gene encoding hydroxyisourate hydrolase, with translation MSGFLTTHVLDAARGVPAAGLRVTLFRIEGEGRTRVAEAVTNADGRTDAPLLPADAFATGTYEILFEAGDYLRGAGLAGDEPLFLDQVPIRFGMSDPEAHYHVPLLLSPYSYSTYRGS, from the coding sequence ATGAGCGGATTTTTGACGACGCACGTGCTGGACGCCGCACGCGGGGTTCCGGCGGCGGGCCTGCGGGTGACTCTTTTCCGGATCGAGGGCGAGGGACGGACGAGGGTGGCCGAAGCAGTGACCAATGCGGACGGGCGGACGGATGCGCCGCTCTTGCCGGCGGACGCCTTCGCGACGGGCACCTATGAAATCCTGTTCGAGGCCGGGGACTACCTGCGCGGCGCCGGGCTTGCCGGAGACGAGCCGCTGTTCCTCGACCAGGTGCCGATCCGCTTCGGCATGTCCGATCCGGAGGCGCACTACCACGTGCCGCTCCTGCTCTCGCCCTACAGCTATTCGACCTACCGGGGCAGCTGA
- a CDS encoding uracil-xanthine permease family protein, with protein MADTSIGTPEQLRDPNYTPALHKAIPLGIQHVMAMFIANVTPAIIVAGAAGFGFGSDSADFPQLLYMIQMSMLFAGIATLIQTIGVGPVGARLPIVQGTSFAFVPIMIPLVAGKGVDGLAALFTGVLIGGIFHGCLGFFIGRIRFALPPLVTGLVVTMIGLALVQVGIQYSAGGVPAIGTPEYGSLANWSAALIVIVVTLALKFFAPGMWSISSVLIGIAAGYVWAIVIGILPVGSIGASWTNAATFSLPDPFRFGFELSFAAILGFCLMAFVSAVETVGDVSGITKGGAGREATEEEITGATFADGIGTALAGAFGALPNTSFSQNVGLIAMTGVMSRHVVTVGGIFLIICGLMPKVGGIIRTIPIEVLGGAVVVMFGMVVASGISMLSDVKWDRRNMVIFAISISLGLGLQLEPGALGKLPDTAQILLTSGLLPAAGLAIVLNLVLPQPLSDVSTDEISGGLSGQGTPAE; from the coding sequence ATGGCTGACACGTCGATCGGCACGCCAGAGCAACTGAGGGATCCGAACTATACGCCGGCACTGCACAAGGCCATTCCGCTCGGCATCCAGCACGTCATGGCGATGTTCATCGCCAACGTGACGCCGGCGATCATCGTGGCCGGCGCGGCGGGCTTCGGGTTCGGGTCGGACTCGGCGGACTTTCCGCAGCTTCTCTACATGATCCAGATGTCGATGCTGTTCGCCGGCATCGCGACGCTGATCCAGACGATCGGGGTCGGACCGGTCGGGGCAAGGCTGCCCATCGTGCAAGGCACGAGCTTCGCCTTCGTGCCGATCATGATCCCGCTGGTCGCGGGCAAGGGCGTCGACGGGCTCGCTGCGCTGTTCACCGGCGTGCTGATCGGGGGCATCTTTCACGGCTGCCTCGGCTTCTTCATCGGTCGCATCCGCTTCGCCCTGCCGCCGCTGGTCACGGGGCTGGTCGTCACGATGATCGGCCTCGCGCTCGTTCAGGTCGGCATCCAGTATTCGGCGGGCGGCGTTCCGGCGATCGGAACGCCGGAATACGGCAGCCTGGCCAACTGGTCGGCGGCGCTGATCGTGATCGTGGTGACGCTGGCGCTCAAGTTCTTCGCGCCGGGCATGTGGTCGATCTCGTCGGTGCTGATCGGCATCGCCGCGGGCTACGTCTGGGCGATCGTCATCGGCATCCTGCCGGTTGGCTCCATCGGGGCGAGCTGGACCAACGCGGCCACCTTCTCGCTGCCCGATCCGTTCCGCTTCGGGTTCGAGTTGAGCTTCGCCGCGATCCTCGGTTTCTGCCTCATGGCTTTCGTGTCGGCGGTGGAGACGGTCGGCGATGTGTCCGGCATCACCAAGGGCGGGGCCGGGCGCGAGGCGACCGAAGAGGAGATCACCGGCGCGACCTTCGCGGATGGTATCGGCACGGCGCTCGCCGGGGCGTTCGGCGCGCTGCCCAACACCTCCTTCAGCCAGAACGTCGGACTGATCGCGATGACCGGCGTGATGAGCCGACACGTCGTCACGGTGGGCGGCATTTTCCTCATCATCTGCGGTCTCATGCCGAAGGTCGGCGGAATCATCCGCACGATTCCGATCGAAGTGCTGGGCGGCGCGGTCGTGGTGATGTTCGGCATGGTCGTCGCCTCGGGCATCTCGATGCTGTCGGACGTGAAGTGGGACCGGCGCAACATGGTGATCTTCGCCATCTCGATCTCGCTCGGCCTCGGCCTGCAGCTGGAACCGGGGGCGCTCGGAAAGCTGCCCGACACGGCGCAGATCCTGCTGACCTCGGGCCTGCTGCCGGCGGCAGGGCTGGCGATCGTGCTGAACCTCGTGCTGCCGCAGCCACTGTCGGACGTGTCTACGGACGAGATTTCGGGCGGCCTGTCGGGACAGGGCACGCCGGCGGAATGA